The genomic stretch ACGCCCTTTCAGCGCTCGGTCTGGGAGGCCGCCCGGCGCATTCCCTACGGGGAGACCCGCAGCTACGGCTGGCTGGCCCGGCAGATAGGCAAGCCCGGGGCGGCGCGGGCGGTGGGACAGGCTTTAGGCCGGAACCCCTTCCCTATCATCGTGCCGTGTCACCGCGTGCTGGCGGGCGACGGCGGGGCGGGGGGATTCAGCGGGGGACTGGCGATGAAGGAAAAGCTGCTGGCGCTGGAAAAAACCTCAAAGGTAAAATAGTCTAGAGTTTATCTTCAGGGCGGCGGGCGCGATAGAGTCTCTTCCGCGCCTCCGAGGTACCCCGCAGCATCAGGTTCACGAAGTCCGTCTCGTATTCCTCGATAAGCCCTTCTCCGGCGAAGCTGTAGTAGCAGTTATCCCCGATAATAATATGGTCGAGGACTTTAATGCGCATCACCCGGCCGGCATAGACCAGCTCCCGGGTCAGGCTTTTATCGCTGGGGCTGGGGTCGGTGATACCGGAGGGGTGGTTGTGGACGAATATCAAAGCGGCGGCGTTGTTCCTGATGGCCCCCTCGATAACCTCGCGGGGGGAAACGGCGGCGCTGTTGACCGTGCCCTCGGAAAGGTCACAGGTATCGATAATCTGGTTCTGGGTGGTGAGGTATATCACCTTGAATACCTCTTTTTTCAGCCCGCGCATGGCGTGATAAAGGTAGTCGAACACCTCCTGCGAGGACTTGTAGAAAGGCTTTTCCAGCATTTTGGCGCGGAGGAACTCGCGGGCTACCTCCTGCACCAGCTTGATGCCGAAGGCGCTGTGCGCCCCTATGCCGTCAATCTGCTGCAGCTCTTCCGGCGATGACTCCAGGACGCCGCGCAGGGTCTGGAACCGCTTGATAGCCTCCTTGGCGGCATTCTTGCAGTCCCGCCGCGGCGTACCCAGGCTCAGCAGCAGCTCCACGATTTCATAGTCGTGAAAG from Dehalococcoidales bacterium encodes the following:
- the radC gene encoding DNA repair protein RadC; translation: MTLEDSRPGHRKRLREKFLKSGLSGFHDYEIVELLLSLGTPRRDCKNAAKEAIKRFQTLRGVLESSPEELQQIDGIGAHSAFGIKLVQEVAREFLRAKMLEKPFYKSSQEVFDYLYHAMRGLKKEVFKVIYLTTQNQIIDTCDLSEGTVNSAAVSPREVIEGAIRNNAAALIFVHNHPSGITDPSPSDKSLTRELVYAGRVMRIKVLDHIIIGDNCYYSFAGEGLIEEYETDFVNLMLRGTSEARKRLYRARRPEDKL
- a CDS encoding methylated-DNA--[protein]-cysteine S-methyltransferase; translation: MDSTEELSYIVFYTPYGWVGLLASDSGLRRVTLPLPSAPDAEAALGDEIIDRAVVSTDPFRDLMPRFHAYFTGRRVEFPDALDFSGFTPFQRSVWEAARRIPYGETRSYGWLARQIGKPGAARAVGQALGRNPFPIIVPCHRVLAGDGGAGGFSGGLAMKEKLLALEKTSKVK